Part of the Chthoniobacterales bacterium genome is shown below.
TCGGCCCCTTCAAACGCGCTACTCCCGAGCCGACCCAATCCACTCCGACTTCGATCCCACTCACGCCATTGGCTCCGCTGGTGCCGCTGAATGTGGTGACGACGCCCCCGGCTCCCGATGAATTGGAAATCGAGGCGGCAAAAGATCCCTACAAAGTCCTTTTCGGCCCGAACGCCCAGGCATGGATTCAGCAGCAAGTGCCTGAGATTTCCGCGAAAGCCTGGAGCATCGTCAGGGGCAGCATTGGCGGTTTCGTGGGCATTTTTGGGTTCACCGTCGGGCTGTTCATCATCCCGGTTTACCTGTTTTTCTTTCTCGCGGAGACGGACAATATTGCGAAAAACTGGACCGGCTTCCTGCCGTTGCGCGACTCGAAGTTTAAGGACGAGGTGGTGATCGTCATCGGCCAGATCAACGACTACATCATCGCGTTTTTTCGAGGCCAGTTGCTGGTCAGCATCATCGACGGCCTGCTTGTCGGCACAGCACTGCTCCTCATGGGACTACCGTTTGCCTTGCTCATCGGGTTGATGGTCTGCTTCCTCTGCATCATCCCGTATCTCGGCGTGGTCATTTGCTGGATTCCGGCGGTGATCATTGCTGCGGTGGAGTTTAAGGACTGGCAGCATCCGCTCGCTGTGACTGCGATTTTTATCGCGGTACAACAGATCGAGGGCTTCTTTGTCGCGCCGAAAATCATCGGCAACTCCGTGGGCTTGCACCCGATGACGATCATCATCTCGGTCTTTGCCTGGAGCTTGCTGCTGGGCGGTTTGCTCGGCGCGCTGCTGGCGATTCCATTGACGGCCACGCTGAAGGTTTTGCTCAGCCGCTACGTCTGGCAGCGTCAAAGCGCCGAGGCCATTTTGCTCTTCACCGAGTAGCTCATGTCCGCCACCCCTCCAGACTCGCGCCGGGTCATTTCGTCCGGGGCCAGCAAACGCGAAATCATCCTCGCGGTGCTCGGAGCCTTGCTGGTGATCGCGCTCGTCGGTTTCGCCGTGATGAAGCTCGGCAACAACTCGAGTGAGACAGCCATCACGGGCCAGGTCGTGGCGAAAAAATTTGTACCGCGCCCCGAAACACAGGTGACCATCGGGGGCGGGGGAGTGCAGCGGAACGACCAGGCGGGGCTCTATTATCTGAGCGTGAAAGCCCGCGACACGCAGGAAATTTATAGCGTTCTCCTCAGCGAGGAAGATTATAACCGGGTGAAAATCGGCGACACCTATCAGATCCCGAAGGCGTCGCTGGTGCCTTAATTTTTAGTCTCGGCGTGACGAATCCGCTCGATGGCGGGCTTTTGCGTCAGATGCTCGTGAATCAAACGCAACTCGCGCGTGGTCAAAAGCCGGTAGCTGCCGGAAGGTAGCTCCCCAAGTCGAATCGGGCCGATTCGCGTGCGGCAAAGTCGCATCACTTCGTAGCCAATGGAGGCAAACATGAGACGAATCTGACGCTTCATGCCCTGTGCCAGGACCACACGCAGGTGGTGGGGTTTAACGATTTGCAGGCGCTCGATTTTGGCCCGACCCTGCTCGAGGACGATGCCTTTTATGAGCTTGGGAGTTAGATCTGAATCGTAAGGTTTGTCGAGGAGCACCTCGTATTCCTTTTCGATCTTGTGCCGGGGATGGGTCAGCTTCTGGGCGAGTTCGCCGTCGTTTGTGAGCAAAAGCAGTCCCTCGCTATCCATGTCGAGTCGGCCCACATGAAAAAGCCGGGGCCAGTTTCTCGGGAGTAAATCCTCGATCGTGCGACGGCCAAATTCATCGTCCATCGTCGTCACGTAGCCGCGCGGCTTGTTCAATAACACGTAAGTCGGCTGCTCAACGTGGACGAGTTTATTACCGACCTTGACGTGGTCTTCCGGCGCAACTTCCGTGGCGAGGGCCACGCAGACCCGGCCATTGATGGTTACTTTTCCCTCGCTGATGAGGGTTTCGCAGGAGCGGCGCGAGCCGAGTCCGGCTGACGCCAGAAAGCGGTTCAGGCGCATGGAACTCGAATGAAAATTAGGCCTCGGGCAAGGTCTTTGTCAGACCCATGACCTTGTCGCCATCTTTGAATTGACCGCGTTTTTTCAGCAGGTCAACGCGTTCGAAACGCTTGAGGACATTACGTTTTGCGGCAATTTTGCTGGCACCTTTGAGACTGCGATGTTGGGACATAAACTTGGTAGAGTGAGGTTTTCGAGGGGCGGGAAGTTAGACAGGTTTTGCCACCTCCGCAACTGGAAATTACCCATGGGAAAAGATAAATCCATGGCTCCACTTGCCCTCGCTGCAAGTCTCTGATAACCAGTGAGAAATGGTGAAGTTTCAGAAAATGAATGGCGCGGGCAACGATTTCGTGATGTTCGACAATCGCGACGGTGCGCTGCAACTCAGCGGCGGCCAGATCGCGCGCATTTGCGACCGGCATCGCGGCGTGGGAGCGGATGGAATTTTGCTGGTTGAACCCGCTCAAAACGGAGCCAATTTTCGGATGCGCTATTACAACAGCGACGGCGGCGAGGCCGAGATGTGCGGCAACGGCGCGCGCTGTTTTGCCCGGTTTGCGCATCAGATCTCGGGTTCGGCTCCGATGCTCACCTTTGAAACGCTGGCCGGCGTGATCGAAGCGCGGATCTCTGACGAACAGGTCACGCTCACTATGTCGTCGCCGCACGACCTGCGCCTGGATCGCAGCCTCCCGGTGGAAGACGAAACGGCGCAAATCCATTTCATCAACACAGGCGTGCCGCACGCGGTCGAGTTTGTGGACCATCTGGAGCGGGTCGATGTCGTCAAGCGTGGCGGTGCCCTGCGTTATCACCCTGCTTTCCAGCCTCGCGGGACGAACGCCAATTTCGTCAAAAAACTTTCCGATCACGTCATCGCCATTCGCACCTACGAACGCGGCGTGGAAGGCGAGACGCTTGCCTGCGGCACCGGCGTCGTCGCGTCCGCCCTGCTCCATGCGCTCGTCCATGGCATTGGAAGTCCGATCTCGGTCGAAGTCCGCGGTGGCGACACACTGGAAGTGGGATTTGTGCGGACCGGGGAGCACTTTGAAAATGTGACGCTGACCGGCCCGGCGGATTTCGTCTTCGAGGGCGAAATCGAAATCGGCGGTTGATCTTTTTCCTCTCAACCCCGAAAGAAAAGCATGTTTACAGGCACCTACACGGCACTCGTCTCCCCGTTTCGCGATGGGAAAATCGACGAGGCTGCATTTGAAGAATTGATCGAGGGCCAGATCGCTGGTGGCGTCGATGGCATTGTCCCGGTCGGCACCACCGGCGAGTCGCCCACGGTTGATCTCGACGAACACGTGCGCCTCATCGAACTCGCGGTTCGTTACGCCAAAGGCCGGGTGAAAGTCATCGCGGGCACGGGTTCCAACTCCACTTCCGAAGCCATCTGGCAATCAGAGCAAGCCGCCGACAAAGGTGCGGACGGGTTGCTCATCGTCAATCCCTATTACAACAAGCCATCGCAGGAAGGCCTCTTTCGCCATTACCAAGCCATCGCCCAAGCCGTACCGCTGCCGATCATGCTCTACAGCATTCCGGGTCGTACCGGAGGGGAAATCGCCATCGAAACGGTCGTCCGCCTCGCTGGAATTCCCAACATCGTCTCGCTCAAGGAAGCCGGCGGCAGCGTGGATCGCAGCAGCCAGCTTTGCATGGCCGTGCCCGAGGGTTTCACCATCCTTTCCGGCGACGACTCACTGACCCTTCCATTTCTCAGCGTCGGAGCTGTCGGCGTGGTCAGCGTCGCCTCCAACATCATCCCCGGAGAGGTGGCAAAAATGGTCGCCGCATATCGTGCCGGTCGCACTGCCGAGGCGCTCGCGCTCCATCGCTTCTACGCGCCGCTTTTCAAAAACCTCTTCATCGAGCCCAATCCGGTTCCGACCAAGACCGCCCTGCAATGGATGGGAAAAATGACCGCCGAAGTGCGCCTGCCGCTTTGCGAAATGGCTCCTGCGACGGCCAAAGTTCTCCGCGACACGCTCGAAAAACTCCAGCTCGTTTCCTAAATGCAGCCGCTTCGACTCCTCATCAACGGCGCCCGTGGCCGCATGGGCCGCGCCATCATCGGCTGCGCCGAAACCGATCCCTCCGTTGAAGTCAGCGGCGAGGCCGAATCAGACGCGGAACTCGTTGCATCGCTCCCTCACTCGGATGCGGTCATCGATTTTTCCCACGCCGACGTCACCGTTCGAGTGCTTGAACGCTGCGTGGACGCGGAAAAAATCCTCATCATCGGCACCACCGGCCAATCTGAAGCCGTCCGCGCGCAGATCGCCGAGGCCGGAAAAATCATTCCCATCGTCTTCGCGCCCAATTACAGCGTCGGCGTGAACACCCTCTTCTGGCTCACCCGCAAAGCTGCGGAAATTCTTGGACCCGAGTTCGATCTCGAGGTCGTCGAGATGCATCATCGACTCAAAAAAGACGCGCCCAGCGGCACCGCGCGCGGACTCGCCGAGATACTGACCGAAGTCCGGAACCTGCAATACGCCAGCGACATTCGCCACGGACGCGAAGGCATGGTCGGTGAGCGGACTGCCAATGAAATCGGGATGCACGCCATTCGCGGCGGCGACGTCGTGGGCGATCACACCGTCATTTTTGCCAATGTCGGCGAACGCGTCGAACTCACGCACAAAGCCTCCAGCCGCGACACGTTTGCCAAAGGCTCCATCCACGCTGCAAAATGGGCGAGCCGCCAGCCGCCCGGGCTTTACACCATGCAGCACGTCCTCGGATTGGAGTAGCCGACATGCGCACGGGCATCGCCTTGGGCACCAATCTGGGCGACCGTCTGGCCAATTTGCGCCTGGGTCGCGACGCTGTTCTGGCCCAGCCCGGCATCAGCGGCCCCGCTCTTTTTTCCGGTGTTTATGAAACCGCCCCAGTCGATTGCGCACCGGGCACGCCCTCCTATCTCAACGCCGTCATGGAAGTCGAATACCACGGCCATGTCGCCGCACTGCTCGACGCCTTGCAAGCCATCGAGCGCCAGATGGGACGCCCCGACAAACGCCCGCGCAACGCCTCGCGTCCCATCGACCTCGACATCCTTTATTGCGGAAATCTCACCTTGAACAACGAGGAAGTCATCATCCCGCATCCGCGTCTGCACCAGCGGAGGTTCGTGCTGGAACCACTCGCAGAGATCGCTCCTGAAAAAATTCTACCGGGGAAAAATGTGAGCATCGCCGACTTGCTAACTTCGCTGCCACCGGACACCGAGATTCACTCATTGGGAGTCAGGTTATGATCGTCTCCGCTCCGAGTTTGATAGAAATGAAGCGGGCCGGACATCGCATTTCGGCGCTCACCGCCTACGATTTTCCCACTGCCAAACTACTCGATGAAGCCGGCATCGACCTCTTGTTAGTAGGCGATTCGTTAGGAATGGTCGTATTAGGAATGCCCGACACCACGGAAGTCACGCTCGCTGACATCATTCACCACACACGCCCCGTCGCCCGTGCTGCCCAACGCGCTCTGGTGGTCGCCGATCTCCCTTTCGGCTCCTACGATTCACCGGAGATGGCCATGGAATCCGCCCGCCAGTTGATCGAAGCCGGCGCGAAAGCAGTCAAACTCGAGGGCGCTCACATCGCGGAAATCTACGCTCTCACCCGACACGGAATCCCCACCATCGCGCACCTCGGAATGCTCCCGCAGCACGTGCGCGAGGAGGGCGGCTACAAGATCAAGGGCAAGTCGGAGGCCGACGCGGCTCGATTGTTAGAAGAGGCGCTCGCCGTCGAAAAAGCCGGGGCGAGCGCCATTGTATTGGAACTCATCGTGCCCGATGTCGCGCGGCTCATCAGCCAGGCCGTGGCCATTCCCACCATCGGCATCGGCGCTGGAAAAGAATGCGACGGACAGATTCTGGTCACGCACGATTTGATCGGATTTTTCCCGTGGTTCACGCCCAAGTTTGCCACCGTGCGAGCCGACGTGGCCGGTCAGATCAGCCAGGCCGCGAGGGATTTTCTGGCGGCTCTCGCGGAAGAGAAATGAGCGACGTCATTTTTCTCTATCACCTGCTCGTGGTGTTAGTACTAGTGACGATCCTCATCAATTTCCTGCTCAATCAACTGGCCGTTCCCCGGCTGACGGGTGGAAAAACACATCCGGCTCAAAGTCCGCTCGTGTCCATTCTGGTTCCCGCGCGCAACGAGGAGGCGGGCATCGCACGCTGCCTAAGTTCGCTTCAAACCCAAGATTATCCTAACTACGAAATCCTCCTGCTCGACGATCAATCCAGCGACCGCACCGCAGAAATCGCAGGCGAGTTAGGTTTCATTCCCGGCGAGGGAAAATGTCGGATTCTCTCGGGTCAGCCGCTCCCCGCTGGCTGGGTCGGAAAACCATGGGCGTGCCATCAACTTTCCCAGGCTGCGCGTGGTGAATATCTGCTCTTCACCGACGCGGATACTCACCATTCGCCACAGGCGCTCGGTGCCGTCATGGCGGAGGCATTTGAGTCCAAGTCCGATCTGCTCACCTTGTGGCCCGCGCAGGAAACGAAAACCTGGAGCGAAAAGCTGGTCATCCCTATTCTCTTCGTGGCTGCGGCGGGAATGCTGCCTCACTGGCTGCTAGTAATAGCGCAGAAAAATTCCTCCATTCGCCAGCGTCTCTCTGCCAGGCAATGGCGCATGTTAGGAGTCGCCAACGGCCAATATGTCCTCTTCACCCGTCGAGCTTATGATCAGATCGGCGGCCACGAGGCGGTAAAAAACCACATGGTGGAAGATGTGGCTCTCGGTCGTCTCGTCGCCAGTAAAACGCACGAGGGAATGATCCTGCGAAATTGCGATGGCGGCGCTGTGGTTAGCACGCGGATGTATCAATCGTTCGACCAGCTCTGGGAAGGTTTCAGCAAAAATGCATGGCCCATTTTCGAGGGAGATTTCCGGCTCTTCTGTATCGGAAATGTAGGGATGATTCTAGTCTTCGTCGGCCCCTTTCTTTTCCTCCCTTTCTCCAGCGTTTCGTGGCTGATGCTTCTCTTCCAAATCGGGCTGATCGCCTTCATTCGCATCGTCATCACACTGCGCTACCAGTCGAGCTGGCACAGCGCAGTGCTGCATCCAGTAGCCTTTCTTCTAGCCACCGCGATTTCCATCAACAGCCACCGCCAAAATAGGAAACAGGGACTCACTTGGAAAGGTAGAACCTACCAAGTGAATTAACTATTTCTCCCAGATGAAATGCTCCAGTCGCAGGCGCTTGATGCGTTCCGTTGCCTCGCCGGAACGCGGGCCTTTGGCATCGGCGAGCTTGCGGTAAATGGCGATGGCCGCCTCCCATTGTTCATCGGATTCGAGGCTCTCCGCCGCGTCAAATCCAGCACGATAAAACCAGTAGTAATCGGGAGTTTCATTCGTATCAGCGGGCAGCGCGAGGGCGTCGTAGTAGGCGGCCAGCATCTCGTCCTTCTTGCCCAGCCATTCGAGACCCTTGCCCTTCTTGTAGAGCGCCAGATTTTTCCAGTAGCGCGAGACATTGGGAAGTGTGGCCAGTTGATTGAAAGTCTCGACAGAAACGGCAATTTTCTTTGGATCGCTGCTGCCCTGCAAGTAGAGCGTCTCAGCCTTGGCCGCCAAAGTGGAAGCTAACAAATCGGGAGGCAAAGTCTGGCTGAGCAAGTCGTCATACAAGACAATCGCCTCGTCGTAAGCGGCGCTGCTTTTCTTAACCGTAGCCTGCTCAAAACGCGCATAAGTCTGGAGCGCACCCTTCATGTGCACGACTTGCTCGAAGAGAGAAATGGCACCATCGACGGCGCTTGGATTCATCGTGCGAATGGCCGATTGACCGGCGAGAAAACGTGCCTGCTCCAGCAACGGCGAGTCGGGGAATTTCGTCGAAATCAATTCGAATTGCGTGCCTGCTGTTGTGTAATCCTTCTCGGCAAACTGGGCTTCACCTAACTTAAATCGCACGTCCGCCTCGAAGATCGAGTTGGGATACTCCTTGAGAAAAGTCTCGCACTCCTCGATCTGTTTTTTGACGTCGATTTGCTGGACAAATTTTAGATAAGCAGCGCGCTCCGCCGTCTCTGGTGCAGGATGCGATTGCGAGACGAGAACAAGCTGTTGCTCCGCTTCGGCGGGAGCGCTTTGCGTGGAGATTTCAGCCAGGGCGAGGTGTGCGTCTGGAATACGCGGATGCTCCGGGAAGTCGCGAATGAACAAGTTTAAAGTGCTTTGTGCCTTCTCCATTTCGTGGGTGCGGGCTTGGAAAAATCCTTCCTCCATCAGAAGGTCGCGGCGCAGGTTGCTCTCTGGAAAAAGACTGCTGAAATTCTGGTAAGCCGTGAGAAACTCCTTGAAGTTAGAATCTCTCAACCAGCAAAGGGCGCTGTTGTAGAGAAGGTTCTGCGCGGAGTTGTTTAGGAGTTCCGAGGCTTTCTGAAAATGCGAGGCTGCCTGCGCGAAATGATTGTTGGCAAAAAGGGCACGAGCCAGAGTCGCATGTAACTCGCCCGTGGTTGTCGGCAGCGAGGACAAGGCGAGTCCCTCGTTCAGGCGACGCACACTTTCCTGGAGTTTGTTTTCGGAGATGAGTTGTTCGCCATACTTCAGCAAGACGCTGGCCCGAAGCGGATGAGTCGGAAACTTGTCCAGCCAACTGGAAAGAGTTGCGAGAGCGGTATCGGAGCCTTTGTCGCGCAGATCGAACTGGGATTGATAGTAGATAGCCAAAGCCTGGCGCGCCGGATTGGTGGCATCGCGGCTCCAGTGACGCAGTGGGTTTTGCGATGGGTTACTTTGCTTTTGATAGATTGTGTTGAGTTCGACAAATATCTCGGGAAGCTGCTCTTGGCACGGACGTTCCTCGATAAATTTCTCCAACAAATCACCGGCGTCATCGAGGTGATTTTGCTCCGCGAGGGCGCGCGCCAGGCCCAAATGTATCGTTGCGTATTGGGAGGAGGCGAGTCCTGCTGGATTGTCTAGCAATGAGCGGAAATGGCGCTCGGCATTGGGGTAATCCTTGGTTAGGAGGAAACTTTGAGCAGTCAATAAAGTGGCAGCGGGTGAAAGATATTTTGAGGCACTTAGCTTCACCGAAACTGAGGGAGTTGTTTGCAGGGAAATATCCGCCTTTCGCAGGCGGGCGGCGTCTCCTAACATCGGATCAGCCTCGATTAGTTCATAATCTTCGCTGGCAGATTTGAGTTGTCCCAAGCCGCGTTTTGCCTCGGCGCGAGCGAAGACATCGCGCGCATAAAATGCGGAATCTGTGGATGGCAGAGTGTCTAGCTTTTGGATAACTGCGTGCCAGTTTCGGTCAGTTAGATACGACTGGGCCAGCCAATAGTTCACGTCTTCGCCGGAAGAAATCCTGGCTAACAGTTCACGCGCGGCGTCCGTCTTCTTGATGGAAAGGTAAGCTTGGGCCAGTTCCAGATTCACGCGCCGGGTTTGTTCCGCAGATAGATTTTGAGTTAGATACGACTGCAACTTCTGTATGCCGACTTGGGGAATTCCCTCGCGCAGCGCCGCCTCGGCTGCTTGGAACAAGGGAGCATCCTCCGCGAGCAAGGCGGAGGTTAGAAAAAGTAGGCTGGCGACGGCAGTTTTCATGAAAGGTAGCGACGAAGGTAGCGCCCGGTTTCGCTGGCGGGTGTTTTGGCGATGACTTCAGGTGGTCCGGCGGCAACGATCTGACCGCCGCCCGAGCCGCCTTCGGGGCCAAGGTCGATGATCCAGTCGGCGCATTTGATGACTTCCAGATTGTGTTCGATGACGATGAGGGTGTTGCCGCTCGAACGCAGGCGGAGGAGCACTTCGAGCAATTTTTCTATGTCCGCAAAATGAAGGCCGGTCGTGGGTTCGTCGAGAATATAGACGGTGCGGCCGGTGGCTTTTTTGGCGAGTTCGGTGGCGAGCTTCACCCGTTGCGCCTCGCCGCCGGAGAGCGTGGTGCCGGATTGTCCGAGTCGCAGGTAGCCGAGTCCGACTTGTTCCAGCGCGACGAGTTTGTCGGAAATGGCCGGGACTTGGCGAAAGAACCGGCTCGCCTCGTCGATGCTCATGGCTAGTACGTCGGCGATGTTTTTACCTTTGAAAGTAACTTCCAAAGTCTCGCGATTGTAGCGTTTCCCCACGCAGACTTCGCACTCCACATACACGTCGGCGAGGAAGTGCATTTCGATCCGAATCAAGCCGTCGCCCTGGCAATTTTCGCAGCGTCCGCCTTTGACATTGAAGCTGAACCGCCCCGAGCCGTAGCCACGAATCCGGGAAATCGGCAGCGCGGCAAACAGATCACGAATCGGCCCAAACGCCCCGGTGTAAGTCGCCGGATTCGAGCGCGGGGTGCGGCCGATCGGCGTCTG
Proteins encoded:
- a CDS encoding pseudouridine synthase, with translation MRLNRFLASAGLGSRRSCETLISEGKVTINGRVCVALATEVAPEDHVKVGNKLVHVEQPTYVLLNKPRGYVTTMDDEFGRRTIEDLLPRNWPRLFHVGRLDMDSEGLLLLTNDGELAQKLTHPRHKIEKEYEVLLDKPYDSDLTPKLIKGIVLEQGRAKIERLQIVKPHHLRVVLAQGMKRQIRLMFASIGYEVMRLCRTRIGPIRLGELPSGSYRLLTTRELRLIHEHLTQKPAIERIRHAETKN
- a CDS encoding tetratricopeptide repeat protein — translated: MKTAVASLLFLTSALLAEDAPLFQAAEAALREGIPQVGIQKLQSYLTQNLSAEQTRRVNLELAQAYLSIKKTDAARELLARISSGEDVNYWLAQSYLTDRNWHAVIQKLDTLPSTDSAFYARDVFARAEAKRGLGQLKSASEDYELIEADPMLGDAARLRKADISLQTTPSVSVKLSASKYLSPAATLLTAQSFLLTKDYPNAERHFRSLLDNPAGLASSQYATIHLGLARALAEQNHLDDAGDLLEKFIEERPCQEQLPEIFVELNTIYQKQSNPSQNPLRHWSRDATNPARQALAIYYQSQFDLRDKGSDTALATLSSWLDKFPTHPLRASVLLKYGEQLISENKLQESVRRLNEGLALSSLPTTTGELHATLARALFANNHFAQAASHFQKASELLNNSAQNLLYNSALCWLRDSNFKEFLTAYQNFSSLFPESNLRRDLLMEEGFFQARTHEMEKAQSTLNLFIRDFPEHPRIPDAHLALAEISTQSAPAEAEQQLVLVSQSHPAPETAERAAYLKFVQQIDVKKQIEECETFLKEYPNSIFEADVRFKLGEAQFAEKDYTTAGTQFELISTKFPDSPLLEQARFLAGQSAIRTMNPSAVDGAISLFEQVVHMKGALQTYARFEQATVKKSSAAYDEAIVLYDDLLSQTLPPDLLASTLAAKAETLYLQGSSDPKKIAVSVETFNQLATLPNVSRYWKNLALYKKGKGLEWLGKKDEMLAAYYDALALPADTNETPDYYWFYRAGFDAAESLESDEQWEAAIAIYRKLADAKGPRSGEATERIKRLRLEHFIWEK
- the folK gene encoding 2-amino-4-hydroxy-6-hydroxymethyldihydropteridine diphosphokinase, whose amino-acid sequence is MRTGIALGTNLGDRLANLRLGRDAVLAQPGISGPALFSGVYETAPVDCAPGTPSYLNAVMEVEYHGHVAALLDALQAIERQMGRPDKRPRNASRPIDLDILYCGNLTLNNEEVIIPHPRLHQRRFVLEPLAEIAPEKILPGKNVSIADLLTSLPPDTEIHSLGVRL
- the dapB gene encoding 4-hydroxy-tetrahydrodipicolinate reductase, giving the protein MQPLRLLINGARGRMGRAIIGCAETDPSVEVSGEAESDAELVASLPHSDAVIDFSHADVTVRVLERCVDAEKILIIGTTGQSEAVRAQIAEAGKIIPIVFAPNYSVGVNTLFWLTRKAAEILGPEFDLEVVEMHHRLKKDAPSGTARGLAEILTEVRNLQYASDIRHGREGMVGERTANEIGMHAIRGGDVVGDHTVIFANVGERVELTHKASSRDTFAKGSIHAAKWASRQPPGLYTMQHVLGLE
- a CDS encoding glycosyltransferase is translated as MSDVIFLYHLLVVLVLVTILINFLLNQLAVPRLTGGKTHPAQSPLVSILVPARNEEAGIARCLSSLQTQDYPNYEILLLDDQSSDRTAEIAGELGFIPGEGKCRILSGQPLPAGWVGKPWACHQLSQAARGEYLLFTDADTHHSPQALGAVMAEAFESKSDLLTLWPAQETKTWSEKLVIPILFVAAAGMLPHWLLVIAQKNSSIRQRLSARQWRMLGVANGQYVLFTRRAYDQIGGHEAVKNHMVEDVALGRLVASKTHEGMILRNCDGGAVVSTRMYQSFDQLWEGFSKNAWPIFEGDFRLFCIGNVGMILVFVGPFLFLPFSSVSWLMLLFQIGLIAFIRIVITLRYQSSWHSAVLHPVAFLLATAISINSHRQNRKQGLTWKGRTYQVN
- the dapF gene encoding diaminopimelate epimerase, producing MVKFQKMNGAGNDFVMFDNRDGALQLSGGQIARICDRHRGVGADGILLVEPAQNGANFRMRYYNSDGGEAEMCGNGARCFARFAHQISGSAPMLTFETLAGVIEARISDEQVTLTMSSPHDLRLDRSLPVEDETAQIHFINTGVPHAVEFVDHLERVDVVKRGGALRYHPAFQPRGTNANFVKKLSDHVIAIRTYERGVEGETLACGTGVVASALLHALVHGIGSPISVEVRGGDTLEVGFVRTGEHFENVTLTGPADFVFEGEIEIGG
- a CDS encoding small basic protein, which codes for MSQHRSLKGASKIAAKRNVLKRFERVDLLKKRGQFKDGDKVMGLTKTLPEA
- the panB gene encoding 3-methyl-2-oxobutanoate hydroxymethyltransferase; amino-acid sequence: MIVSAPSLIEMKRAGHRISALTAYDFPTAKLLDEAGIDLLLVGDSLGMVVLGMPDTTEVTLADIIHHTRPVARAAQRALVVADLPFGSYDSPEMAMESARQLIEAGAKAVKLEGAHIAEIYALTRHGIPTIAHLGMLPQHVREEGGYKIKGKSEADAARLLEEALAVEKAGASAIVLELIVPDVARLISQAVAIPTIGIGAGKECDGQILVTHDLIGFFPWFTPKFATVRADVAGQISQAARDFLAALAEEK
- a CDS encoding AI-2E family transporter, translating into MDYPTPYQKKTLWAALTGLAMLSIGAMVVLGIWVTGRTLSFLQPLLFPVAAAGVMAYLLDPVVVWMVRHRIPRFRAVIMVFALVTLASVAMLLWLVPTIYSQTIRLGSAVPVYAAKARVMLDYEIKRYGNKLPNFGPFKRATPEPTQSTPTSIPLTPLAPLVPLNVVTTPPAPDELEIEAAKDPYKVLFGPNAQAWIQQQVPEISAKAWSIVRGSIGGFVGIFGFTVGLFIIPVYLFFFLAETDNIAKNWTGFLPLRDSKFKDEVVIVIGQINDYIIAFFRGQLLVSIIDGLLVGTALLLMGLPFALLIGLMVCFLCIIPYLGVVICWIPAVIIAAVEFKDWQHPLAVTAIFIAVQQIEGFFVAPKIIGNSVGLHPMTIIISVFAWSLLLGGLLGALLAIPLTATLKVLLSRYVWQRQSAEAILLFTE
- the dapA gene encoding 4-hydroxy-tetrahydrodipicolinate synthase, yielding MFTGTYTALVSPFRDGKIDEAAFEELIEGQIAGGVDGIVPVGTTGESPTVDLDEHVRLIELAVRYAKGRVKVIAGTGSNSTSEAIWQSEQAADKGADGLLIVNPYYNKPSQEGLFRHYQAIAQAVPLPIMLYSIPGRTGGEIAIETVVRLAGIPNIVSLKEAGGSVDRSSQLCMAVPEGFTILSGDDSLTLPFLSVGAVGVVSVASNIIPGEVAKMVAAYRAGRTAEALALHRFYAPLFKNLFIEPNPVPTKTALQWMGKMTAEVRLPLCEMAPATAKVLRDTLEKLQLVS